A stretch of the Colias croceus chromosome 13, ilColCroc2.1 genome encodes the following:
- the LOC123696797 gene encoding toll-like receptor 7 → MLLLLTFLLVTLDCNAAYASKGDTSNCKSENKTIVCSVRILETNGSSLAITSAEYSSRLFIECNQLLLFESHLVANYFQKFSKLEDLSIHNCKLLRIPGNAFEGLRDLKKLSIRSKNYDWSSNKNLELSLGTFNGLRELQSLDLGENNLKVIPSDVFCPLDNLQKLNLTHNKIKNIDRIGLGNNCGLDILSLDLSYNELKTLNEDSEIAALRRLQELRLQNNNISDISSEIFNGLISLRVLNISHNNLQFIPEGTFANTKELREIYLNDNQLFELGRGVFHRLEQLFVLDLSNNQLSSAHIDGGTFVGLIRLIILNLSNNALTRIDNKTFKDLFVLQILDLRNNSIGYIEENTFLPLYNLHTLILAENRLHTIDELLFNGLFVLSKLNLNNNLLVSIDPKAFKNCSDLKELDLSSNQLLEVPKAIWELSLLKTLDLGENLITDIKNGSFKNLDQLTGLRLIENQIGNLTKGMFWDLPSLQVLNLAKNKIQAIERGCFERNKQLEAIRLDRNFIVDINGVFSSVLSLLWLNLSENHLVWFDYAFVPSNLKWLDIHSNYIEHLGNYYKLQGEIKITTLDVSRNRITEISPLVIPNSVEVLFINNNRITNVQVNTFMDKRNLTRVDMYQNYLTHLDLNSLRLFPVSLNKSLPEFYIGGNPIDCDCSMEWLPLINNMTTSRQYPRIMDLENVICKMTHTRSVTHITLSNLKATDFLCTYETHCFTLCHCCDYVACDCQMTCPNNCSCYHDPTWHTNVVDCSAQKAVDLPEKIPMDATEVYLDGNKFKELQNYAFIGRKNMRSLYVNSSEVESIQNRTFAGLSSLVILNLADNKLTHLYGYEFEYLSQLNELYLQNNFLRYISNTTFSTLYSLKILRLDGNKLVDFSIWSLGINRNLNSLAISDNMWSCKCRYLQRFTSYLSENVVTIKDITKLWCWDIDSAKPQKKDLNLNGTICSDYYAGDTGIDNVLVSNYVPMLVTAFSGFLLIILVTLVIFLFRDTIRVWLYSNCGIRLFPLTGAYDDTDKLYDAYVCYSPKDDDFVIQTLAAELENGTPSYNLCLHYRDIPQHGTTYMQCTLPLPEAAEASKRIILVLTRNFIQTEWSRFEFKQALHEILKTRIYTLIIIEESAVMTEAECDPDLRPYLKTSSRIKWGQNKFWEKVRYALPDRTYRSKSSSLRRNINSYNMRGGIQNGTLRSFSFDKMQVSANGVNGSPEYVESRSHVHTPYGPDGRPPSDHIYSSIDSDYSSLELGGSNVNRRREFRHWPPPPPIIDTQQSGQAYLV, encoded by the coding sequence GGTCAAAAAACTATGATTGGAGTTCGAATAAAAACCTAGAGCTCTCTCTGGGAACATTTAATGGATTGCGTGAATTGCAATCGCTGGATTTgggtgaaaataatttaaaagtgatACCATCTGATGTATTTTGCCCATTGGATAATTTGCAGAAACTGAATTTaacacataataaaattaaaaacatagaCCGCATTGGATTGGGAAATAATTGTGGACTGGATATTCTAAGTTTGGATTTAAGCTACAATGAACTCAAAACTTTAAACGAGGATTCTGAAATAGCAGCACTTCGGAGACTTCAAGAATTGAGActacaaaataacaatataagtGATATTTctagtgaaatatttaatgGACTTATATCATTaagagttttaaatatttcacataaTAATCTTCAATTTATACCTGAAGGGACTTTTGCCAACACGAAGGAATTGCgtgaaatatatttgaatgATAATCAATTATTTGAGTTAGGTAGGGGTGTGTTTCATCGCTTAGAACAACTTTTTGTGCTAGATTTATCAAACAATCAACTGTCCAGTGCTCACATCGATGGTGGAACATTTGTAGGACTAATacgattaattatattaaatttatcaaataatgCCTTAACGCGGATAGATAATAAGACGTTCAAAGATTTGTTTGTTCTTCAGATATTagatttaagaaataattcaaTTGGATATATcgaagaaaatacatttttgccCCTGTATAATTTACATACGCTAATCTTAGCCGAGAATCGTTTACATACTATCGATGAATTGTTATTTAACGGTTTATTTGTCTTAAGTAagcttaatttaaataataatttattagttagCATTGATccaaaagcttttaaaaattgttcgGATTTAAAAGAGTTAGATCTGAGTTCGAATCAATTATTGGAAGTTCCTAAAGCTATTTGGGAATTATCCCTCTTAAAAACTTTAGATCTTggagaaaatttaataacagaTATAAAAAATGGGTCATTTAAAAACTTGGATCAATTAACGGGCTTAAGATTGATTGAGAATCAAATTGGAAATTTAACAAAGGGTATGTTCTGGGACTTGCCAAGTCTTCAAGTGCTAAAtcttgcaaaaaataaaattcaagcTATTGAAAGAGGTTGTTTTGAGCGTAATAAACAGTTAGAAGCTATTAGATTGGATCGAAATTTTATCGTCGATATTAACGGTGTGTTTTCATCTGTTTTAAGTTTGTTGTGGTTGAATTTGTCAGAGAACCATTTAGTTTGGTTTGATTATGCATTTGTGCCTAGTAATCTTAAATGGCTTGACATTCACAGTAATTATATTGAACATTTAGGAAACTATTACAAACTTCAAGGTGAAATAAAGATAACAACTTTAGACGTGAGTCGTAATCGTATTACGGAAATATCGCCTTTAGTAATTCCGAATAGCGttgaagttttatttataaataataatcgcATTACAAATGTTCAAGTCAACACTTTTATGGATAAACGTAATTTGACAAGAGTTGATATGTATCAAAATTACTTAACACATTTAGATCTGAATAGCCTTCGATTGTTTCCGGTCTCATTGAACAAATCACTTCCAGAATTTTACATAGGTGGTAATCCGATCGATTGCGACTGTTCAATGGAATGGTTGcctttgataaataatatgactACTTCTAGACAATATCCTAGAATCATGGACTTAGAAAATGTGATATGTAAAATGACGCATACTAGAAGTGTCACGCATATAAcattaagtaatttaaaagcGACGGACTTTTTGTGTACTTACGAAACGCATTGTTTCACGCTCTGCCATTGCTGCGACTATGTAGCGTGCGACTGTCAAATGACATGCCCGAATAATTGTTCTTGTTACCATGACCCAACTTGGCATACAAATGTAGTAGATTGCTCCGCCCAAAAAGCAGTTGATCTTCCAGAAAAAATACCTATGGATGCTACGGAGGTCTATTTAgatggaaataaatttaaagaattgCAAAATTATGCATTCATAGGTAGAAAAAACATGAGATCTCTTTATGTAAATTCAAGTGAAGTGGAAAGCATACAAAATAGAACATTTGCTGGTTTATCTTCTCTTGTCATATTAAATCTTGCAGACAATAAACTGACACATCTTTACGGTTATGAATTCGAATACTTATCGCAACTGAATGAACTGTAtttgcaaaataattttctaagaTACATTAGTAATACAACATTCTCTACCttgtattcattaaaaattttaagattAGACGGCAATAAATTAGTTGACTTCTCGATTTGGAGTCTGGGTATTAATAGGAATCTTAATAGTTTAGCAATAAGCGATAATATGTGGTCTTGCAAATGTAGATATCTCCAAAGATTTACAAGTTATTTGTCAGAAAACGTTGTTACGATTAAAGACATAACTAAGTTATGGTGCTGGGATATAGATAGTGCAAAACCACAGAAAAAAGATCTTAATCTCAATGGCACAATATGTAGCGATTATTACGCTGGTGACACGGGTATAGATAATGTTTTAGTTTCCAATTACGTTCCCATGCTTGTAACTGCATTTTCTGGATTTTTGCTAATAATACTCGTCACCCTTGTGATTTTCTTATTTAGAGACACAATACGTGTATGGCTCTATTCAAATTGTGGAATAAGATTGTTTCCACTCACTGGAGCGTACGATGACACTGACAAATTATACGATGCTTACGTATGCTATAGCCCGAAGGATGACGACTTTGTTATTCAAACGTTAGCGGCTGAATTAGAAAATGGGACTCCGTCATATAATTTGTGTCTACATTATAGAGATATACCTCAACACGGCACCACTTATATGCAATGTACTTTACCGCTCCCCGAGGCAGCAGAAGCCTCTAAGCGCATTATTCTCGTCCTAACTAGGAACTTTATTCAAACTGAATGGTCCCGATTTGAGTTTAAGCAAGCGTTACATGAAATACTTAAAACTAGAATTTATACGTTAATCATAATAGAAGAAAGTGCAGTTATGACCGAGGCGGAATGTGATCCGGATTTAAGGCCGTATTTAAAAACTAGTTCGAGAATTAAATGGGGTCAGAACAAATTTTGGGAAAAAGTGAGATATGCGTTACCCGATAGGACGTATCGATCAAAATCATCTAGTTTAAGgcgtaatattaattcttACAATATGCGTGGTGGTATTCAAAATGGAACATTGAGATCTTTCTCGTTTGATAAAATGCAAGTATCCGCTAACGGTGTGAATGGATCTCCTGAGTACGTTGAGAGCCGATCACATgtacatacgccatatggtcCCGATGGAAGGCCTCCATCCGACCATATTTATTCATCGATCGATTCAGATTATTCTTCACTAGAATTAGGGGGTAGTAATGTAAATCGAAGGAGGGAATTCAGACATTGGCCGCCGCCTCCTCCTATAATAGACACGCAGCAATCCGGTCAAGCTTACCTTGTCTAG
- the LOC123697038 gene encoding uncharacterized protein LOC123697038: protein MVVTRSQGEAAEVEDRSQETERVRQERMRRLVLDPLASPSDARLTSATETMEIPPQPRRHSPARSARSVRSSASTARRIKAAELEAAERLAAIQRKELQIEKELINKRLQFEVSAIQEDEGLPEDTVTATEERNKVDEWLQSHPVPKDDRHQRSGLRRGRSPTPTRRTGIEQLAASLEKMARPRLCHADLPIFSGAIEEWLPFRAAYRDTSSMYQVSDAENIQRLRTCLKGEARDAVAALLHTASSPEAVMKTLEQCFGRPEIIIDRAMEDLRKLPRPGAAAKDINCFAVKVQNVVCILQTIDRKGYLYNPMLAREILDKLSPHLRSRWCDYAFAQEGTADPEIVVLSRFLMREADRALRYTYAPMSSTAPERRDAAAAAAAAAARPAPTKRKSAVYTMVSGEDEEEKKEEKKEDFCLCCGRDHAMVACPRYAKLSVDERWALVREKGACFKCATKRHRRSYCRAKPCGVNQCRRPHHSSLHDVRREEPAASTEETVMAVADRATAPPRAVLLKMCPVTVVGPRGEVSTHALLDEGSTITLIDEDLAQQIGAEGPATPLRIHGANMEQIEEGSRLVTVQLRGQSDGTLHDLRARTMKKLQLHQQSIPGSLLRYRHLRDIPEREVCYEQARAGVLVGTDHWEHIVTRELRTGGADEPAASKTSLGWVIHGTTPRRMIVEKDCVLHVREQQADQRLHDLVAEHFKIESLNIASRPRISDADRRATSIVETTTKKTPGGYEIGLPWKRDNVRMPPSYNAALRRLLKIEAKMDAAPEFAAEYTKQMNNLFEKRYAVPCDGSEGESSVCWYLPHFAVTNPNKPGKQRLVFDAAAKSHGTCLNDELLEGPDLLLSLPGILFRFREKAVAVTADIEEMFLQVKIRPEDQPAQQFLWRGSRRDTPPQHYKMTSMIFGAASSPFMAHYIRNHNAQQHAEQYPMALEAITKSHYMDDLVVSYADAGLIWDAEQDALGFNTAMNRVPVEVRDRKRPPTKREALSAVMSIYDPLGLLSYFTIRAKIILQSLWRLQISWDEPIPEEEGEHFAGWLSQLEAVGALRLPRCYAMDNVEDIELHVLCDASEQAYAAVAYWRMRRTDGNVQVKLVSAKAKVAPRRAQTIPRLELQAAVIGARLADQIRREHRYDISRTWFWTDSSTVVHWVRNDAKRYTPFVAHRLGEIGELTQKEEWRWLPTHENVADDATRLSFTTGHDRWFQGPEFLMKTEDQWPTEKELRETTDEADVLHVSELPRKMEWLPDPERFSKFRTLVGATARVLAFIDMRIRHTATRLECRHLEQAERLLVQRAQNDSFGTRAPSADPVDCTNWTR, encoded by the exons ATGGTGGTTACCCGCAGCCAGGGTGAAGCTGCAGAAGTGGAGGACCGGAGCCAGGAGACAGAGCGTGTGCGGCAAGAACGAATGCGGCGGCTGGTGCTGGACCCGCTGGCATCGCCGTCTGACGCACGCTTGACGTCAGCCACAGAAACAATGGAGATCCCACCGCAACCGCGACGGCATTCGCCAGCGAGATCCGCTAGATCGGTGCGGTCGTCGGCGAGTACGGCGCGGCGGATTAAGGCGGCGGAATTAGAAGCGGCAGAGCGACTCGCCGCTATCCAGAGAAAAGAACTACAAATTGAGAaagaactaataaataaacgcTTACAGTTCGAGGTGTCCGCCATACAGGAAGACGAGGGCCTGCCGGAAGATACCGTCACCGCGACAGAAGAACGAAACAAGGTGGACGAGTGGCTCCAGTCACATCCTGTGCCGAAGGATGACAGACACCAGCGATCCGGACTAAGAAGAGGAAGATCGCCGACGCCGACCAGACGAACAGGAATAGAGCAGCTGGCGGCGTCCCTAGAGAAGATGGCGCGACCGCGCCTATGCCACGCGGACCTTCCGATATTTTCAGGTGCGATTGAAGAGTGGCTGCCGTTCCGAGCAGCCTACCGGGACACAAGCAGCATGTACCAAGTGTCCGACGCAGAAAACATCCAGCGGCTGCGTACCTGCCTGAAGGGGGAAGCAAGGGACGCCGTGGCAGCGCTGCTTCACACTGCTTCATCACCTGAAGCAGTCATGAAAACTTTGGAGCAGTGCTTCGGGAGGCCCGAGATAATAATCGACAGGGCCATGGAAGACCTAAGGAAGCTGCCGCGACCTGGAGCAGCGGCCAAGGACATCAACTGCTTCGCGGTAAAAGTACAAAACGTGGTGTGTATACTTCAAACTATAGACAGAAAAGGATATTTGTACAATCCTATGCTAGCACGGGAGATATTGGACAAACTTAGTCCGCACCTGCGCTCTAGGTGGTGTGATTATGCTTTTGCACAGGAAGGCACAGCGGATCCAGAGATCGTGGTGCTGTCCCGCTTCCTCATGAGAGAGGCGGACCGGGCGCTTCGCTACACCTACGCGCCGATGAGCAGCACTGCACCAGAGCGCAGAGACGccgcagcagcagcagcagcagcagcagcgcgACCTGCTCCAACGAAAAGGAAGTCTGCAGTATACACCATGGTCTCCGGTGAAGATGAAGAAGAGAAGAAAGAAGAGAAGAAAGAAGACTTCTGCCTGTGCTGCGGGCGCGACCACGCTATGGTTGCCTGCCCGCGCTACGCCAAGCTGTCGGTGGATGAGCGGTGGGCGCTGGTGAGGGAAAAGGGCGCCTGCTTCAAGTGCGCCACGAAGAGACATCGGCGCAGCTACTGTCGAGCGAAACCATGCGGCGTGAACCAGTGCCGCCGCCCGCATCATTCATCACTGCACGACGTAAGAAGAGAAGAGCCTGCTGCGTCGACCGAAGAAACCGTCATGGCGGTTGCTGACCGCGCAACCGCACCGCCCCGCGCCGTCCTGCTGAAGATGTGTCCAGTCACCGTCGTCGGCCCACGGGGGGAGGTATCGACGCACGCACTGCTCGATGAGGGCTCCACCATCACCCTCATTGATGAGGACCTGGCGCAACAGATCGGCGCCGAAGGTCCCGCCACGCCGCTCCGCATCCACGGGGCGAACATGGAGCAGATTGAAGAAGGAAGTCGGCTGGTGACGGTGCAGCTGCGGGGGCAGAGCGACGGGACACTACACGACCTGCGCGCCCGCACGATGAAGAAGCTGCAGTTGCATCAGCAGTCCATCCCGGGATCCCTGCTTCGGTACAGACATCTGCGCGACATACCGGAACGTGAGGTATGTTACGAACAAGCACGCGCGGGTGTCCTGGTGGGTACCGACCACTGGGAGCATATCGTGACCAGAGAACTTCGGACGGGCGGCGCCGACGAACCTGCCGCCTCCAAGACAAGTCTCGGCTGGGTGATACATGGAACAACGCCGCGTCGAATGATCGTCGAAAAGGACTGCGTGCTTCACGTCCGAGAACAACAAGCGGACCAACGGCTGCACGACCTGGTGGCAGAGCACTTCAAGATTGAATCATTGAACATAGCCAGCAGACCACGCATCAGTGACGCCGACCGACGAGCGACATCCATCGTCGAGACGACTACGAAGAAGACGCCGGGCGGGTACGAGATCGGCCTGCCGTGGAAGAGGGATAATGTCCGCATGCCGCCGAGCTACAATGCCGCGCTGCGGAGACTTCTGAAGATTGAAGCAAAAATGGACGCCGCACCGGAATTCGCAGCCGAGTACACCAAGCAGATGAACAACTTATTCGAGAAAAGGTATGCGGTTCCGTGCGATGGCAGTGAAGGCGAGAGCAGCGTGTGCTGGTACCTGCCGCATTTTGCTGTGACCAATCCCAACAAACCAGGGAAGCAGCGATTGGTCTTTGATGCGGCAGCCAAAAGCCACGGGACTTGTTTAAATGATGAACTACTTGAGGGCCCAGACTTGCTACTATCACTGCCAGGTATATTATTTCGATTCAGGGAAAAGGCAGTGGCAGTCACAGCAGATATAGAGGAGATGTTCCTACAAGTAAAAATAAGACCCGAAGACCAGCCAGCGCAGCAGTTTTTATGGAGGGGAAGCCGACGCGACACGCCGCCACAGCACTACAAAATGACGTCCATGATATTCGGCGCAGCGAGCTCTCCGTTTATGGCGCATTACATCCGTAATCATAATGCGCAGCAGCACGCAGAACAATATCCAATGGCGCTGGAAGCAATAACGAAGAGTCACTACATGGACGATCTAGTGGTGAGCTACGCCGACGCA GGGCTAATTTGGGACGCCGAGCAAGACGCGCTAGGATTCAACACAGCGATGAACAGGGTACCGGTGGAGGTGCGAGATCGCAAGCGCCCACCGACCAAGCGCGAAGCATTAAGTGCGGTAATGTCAATTTATGACCCACTAGGCCTCTTAAGTTATTTCACCATCCGTGCTAAAATCATATTGCAGAGCCTGTGGCGCCTCCAGATTTCGTGGGACGAACCGATACCTGAAGAAGAGGGCGAGCATTTTGCGGGCTGGCTGTCGCAACTGGAAGCAGTCGGCGCACTACGTTTGCCGCGATGCTACGCAATGGACAACGTCGAAGACATCGAGCTGCACGTGCTATGCGACGCCAGTGAACAAGCGTATGCAGCCGTGGCGTACTGGCGTATGCGGCGAACGGACGGCAACGTGCAAGTGAAACTCGTCTCGGCGAAAGCGAAGGTGGCACCACGACGCGCGCAGACGATCCCGCGCCTAGAACTTCAAGCGGCGGTGATCGGCGCAAGACTAGCTGATCAGATAAGAAGAGAGCACAGGTATGACATATCTCGTACTTGGTTTTGGACAGACTCATCGACGGTGGTGCACTGGGTGCGCAACGATGCAAAGAGATACACGCCGTTCGTCGCGCATCGCCTCGGTGAGATTGGAGAATTGACACAGAAGGAAGAGTGGCGGTGGCTACCGACTCATGAAAACGTTGCCGACGACGCCACCCGCCTAAGTTTCACCACGGGACATGATCGATGGTTCCAGGGTCCAGAATTCCTGATGAAGACGGAGGACCAGTGGCCCACGGAGAAGGAACTTCGAGAAACTACGGACGAGGCTGATGTACTGCATGTAAGCGAGCTGCCACGGAAGATGGAATGGCTGCCGGATCCAGAGCGCTTCTCCAAATTCCGCACACTGGTGGGAGCAACAGCAAGGGTGCTCGCATTTATCGACATGCGCATCAGGCACACGGCGACGAGACTAGAATGTCGCCACCTGGAACAAGCCGAACGACTGTTGGTGCAGCGCGCACAGAACGACAGCTTTGGGACGCGCGCCCCATCAGCAGATCCAGTAGACTGTACAAATTGGACCCGGTAA
- the LOC123697036 gene encoding uncharacterized protein LOC123697036: protein MEDGVLKVRGRINAATAPDTMKKPVILDGRHRITRLIVLQEHCAAGHANRERVTNDLRQRYWVIHLRPTVRAVEKNCALCRVRRAMPQVPAKGDLPRARLDPFHRPFTNCGVDYFGPMMVKIGRRREKRWGALFTCLTSRAVHLELVASLSTDSAIMALRRMAARRGWPRLMYSDNGTNFRGADQELKKAYNEWAPALQEEALRHRMEWRYIPPGAPHQGGAWERLVRSVKTALGATLREKAPPEEVLWTLLTEAEFAVNARPLTHVSVSPDDPEALTPNHFLLGSSTGLPTTGPCDEADRRTWRASQALADHFWRRWIKEYLPTLVPRGEARKDTRRLEEGDVVIIVDHVLPRNTWPMGVVVRVHAGPDDAVRVAEVKTKSGIFRHPVSKLVVMKEATQATPGGGLTPRVLRLHVEEAWPRRHMQDSRRGFEPPPPLCDSPPGDGFVARRITLYLAASNAYK from the exons ATGGAAGACGGCGTGCTGAAAGTAAGGGGCCGCATAAACGCAGCCACGGCACCCGACACAATGAAGAAGCCGGTAATCCTCGACGGCCGGCACAGAATAACCAGACTAATAGTGTTACAGGAACATTGTGCCGCCGGACACGCCAACCGCGAGCGTGTCACCAACGACCTGAGGCAGCGCTACTGGGTCATCCACCTGCGGCCTACAGTGCGCGCTGTGGAGAAGAACTGCGCGCTGTGCCGAGTACGCCGAGCAATGCCGCAGGTCCCAGCCAAAGGGGACTTGCCGCGCGCTCGCCTCGACCCGTTCCACCGACCCTTCACCAACTGCGGGGTCGACTACTTCGGGCCAATGATGGTCAAGATCGGACGAAGAAGAGAGAAGAGATGGGGCGCGCTGTTCACCTGCTTGACATCGCGCGCCGTGCACCTAGAGCTCGTCGCGTCTCTATCAACGGACTCAGCCATCATGGCGCTGAGGAGAATGGCGGCGCGCAGAGGGTGGCCTCGTCTGATGTACTCAGACAACGGAACAAACTTCAGGGGCGCCGATCAAGAACTGAAGAAGGCGTACAACGAGTGGGCGCCGGCGCTACAAGAAGAAGCGCTGCGCCACCGAATGGAGTGGCGCTACATTCCGCCGGGTGCGCCACATCAAGGCGGTGCTTGGGAGCGGCTGGTGCGGTCAGTGAAGACCGCGCTCGGCGCGACACTACGGGAGAAGGCGCCACCAGAAGAAGTGCTGTGGACTCTGCTAACCGAAGCGGAGTTCGCGGTGAACGCAAGGCCGCTGACTCACGTGAGCGTGAGCCCAGACGACCCCGAAGCCCTCACGCCCAACCACTTCCTGTTGGGCTCCTCAACGGGACTGCCGACGACGGGGCCGTGCGACGAAGCAGACCGACGGACCTGGCGCGCCAGCCAGGCGCTCGCCGACCACTTCTGGCGCCGATGGATCAAGGAGTACCTACCGACGCTCGTGCCACGGGGGGAGGCGCGAAAGGACACGCGACGCCTCGAGGAAGGTGACGTGGTCATCATCGTGGACCACGTCTTGCCGCGCAACACATGGCCCATGGGGGTCGTGGTGCGCGTTCACGCCGGGCCGGACGACGCTGTGCGGGTAGCCGAAGTGAAGACCAAGAGCGGGATCTTCAGACACCCCGTCAGCAAGCTCGTCGTGATGAAGGAGGCTACGCAAGCTACGCCGGGGGGAGGACT TACGCCACGTGTATTGCGTCTACACGTGGAGGAGGCGTGGCCTAGGCGGCACATGCAAGACAGCCGCCGCGGCTTTgagccgccgccgccgcttTGTGACTCGCCGCCGGGCGATGGCTTTGTGGCCCGCCGCATCACTTTGTATCTCGCCGCCAGCAACGCATATAAATAG